A section of the Trachemys scripta elegans isolate TJP31775 chromosome 10, CAS_Tse_1.0, whole genome shotgun sequence genome encodes:
- the GALK2 gene encoding N-acetylgalactosamine kinase produces the protein MNLTTPDSPIQKAKWTQPPPRVSSQSLLPLVSYTETKGHTVTTFKLYQRAKHVYSEAGRVLEFKKICSEAPASAIQLLGELMNQSHISCRDMYECSCPELDQLVDICLQSGAIGSRLTGAGWGGCTVSMVPSDKLSTFLTNVKEAYYKSNDQRLALEKNSLFATKPGGGALVFLEA, from the exons ATGAATCTGACAACTCCAGATTCTCCAATACAGAAGGCCAAGTGGACACAGCCTCCTCCAAGAGTAAGCTCTCAAAGTCTCCTCCCACTGGTTTCTTACACTGAGACTAAAGGCCATACTG tTACCACCTTCAAACTGTACCAGCGAGCTAAGCATGTGTACAGCGAAGCTGGCAGAGTGCTAGAATTTAAGAAGATATGCAGTGAGGCACCTGCTAGTGCAATCCAGCTGCTGGGAGAATTAATGAACCAGAGTCATATCAGCTGCAGGGACATGTATGAATGCAGCTGCCCTGAACTGGATCAGCTGGTGGACATCTGCCT gcAGTCTGGGGCCATCGGGTCACGCTTGACTGGAGCAGGATGGGgcggctgcactgtgtcaatggtGCCTTCTGACAAGCTGAGTACCTTCCTAACAaatgtgaaagaagcttattacAAAAGCAATGACCAAAGGTTAGCTCTGGAGAAGAATAGTCTGTTTGCTACCAAACCTGGAGGTGGAGCTTTGGTTTTTCTTGAGGCCTAA